In Gemmatimonadales bacterium, the following are encoded in one genomic region:
- the pyk gene encoding pyruvate kinase, giving the protein MPLTQVRRTKIVATLGPAWESEDRIVALLDAGVNIIRVNASHGTPEVRERWIRLIQSVRDQRQTPTAILIDLHGPRIRVGTLATPRILVPGEVFSFAPEALAGEDEIATTYAELANDVLPGSRILVDDGLIAVDVIAVRGDRVECKVRYGGTVKSNKGMNLPGSMVSAPAVTEHDREEVERVVALGIEFLGVSFVRRPEDLQDLRKLIPRTVKLVAKIEKDTALANLDGILESCDAMMVARGDLGVELPFEAVPLVQKRLIARANRHGKPVITATQMLESMVNNPRPTRAEASDVANAILDGTDAVMLSAETAVGQYSLEAVLAMDRIAREVEAHRHRPTEGERRRWQIPAPHFARTTEGETPTEDAIAVAVSAAADLLGAQAIVCFTSSGFTARTVSSYRPKVPILALTPEPETFRQLGLAWGVVPVLMPHLKHYDPMWAIARTEILTRGLAREGSRIVVTCGVPFDIPGTTNLLKVETL; this is encoded by the coding sequence ATGCCTTTGACGCAGGTCCGCCGCACTAAAATCGTTGCCACCCTTGGTCCTGCGTGGGAATCAGAGGACCGAATCGTCGCGCTACTCGACGCCGGCGTGAACATCATCCGGGTCAACGCCTCCCACGGGACACCGGAGGTCCGGGAGCGCTGGATTCGCCTGATCCAGTCGGTTCGCGACCAGCGGCAGACGCCAACCGCAATCCTCATCGACCTGCACGGGCCACGCATCCGGGTCGGCACGCTGGCGACGCCGCGCATCCTGGTGCCGGGCGAAGTGTTCTCGTTTGCGCCCGAAGCACTCGCCGGCGAAGACGAAATCGCCACCACGTATGCCGAGCTCGCCAACGATGTTCTTCCGGGATCGCGCATACTCGTGGACGACGGCCTGATCGCCGTGGACGTCATCGCGGTGCGCGGCGATCGAGTCGAGTGCAAGGTCCGGTATGGGGGGACCGTCAAGTCGAACAAGGGGATGAACCTTCCCGGCTCGATGGTCAGCGCACCTGCGGTCACCGAGCACGATCGTGAAGAGGTCGAACGCGTGGTCGCCCTCGGGATCGAGTTCCTCGGCGTCTCCTTCGTGCGGAGACCGGAAGATCTGCAGGATCTCCGCAAGCTGATTCCCCGCACCGTCAAGCTCGTCGCCAAGATCGAGAAGGACACTGCCCTGGCCAATCTGGACGGGATCCTCGAATCCTGCGATGCGATGATGGTCGCCCGCGGCGATCTCGGCGTGGAGTTGCCGTTCGAGGCAGTCCCGCTGGTGCAGAAGCGGCTGATCGCGCGCGCCAATCGCCATGGAAAACCGGTGATCACCGCGACCCAGATGCTCGAGTCGATGGTGAACAATCCGCGGCCGACCCGCGCCGAGGCATCCGACGTGGCGAACGCGATCCTCGACGGCACCGATGCCGTGATGCTCTCGGCCGAGACCGCGGTGGGCCAGTACTCGCTCGAAGCGGTGCTGGCGATGGATCGGATTGCCCGGGAGGTCGAAGCGCATCGTCACCGTCCCACGGAAGGCGAGCGCCGCCGCTGGCAGATCCCCGCGCCACATTTCGCCCGCACCACCGAAGGCGAAACGCCGACCGAGGACGCGATCGCCGTCGCGGTCTCCGCTGCCGCGGACCTGCTCGGCGCGCAGGCGATCGTCTGCTTCACGTCGAGCGGCTTCACGGCGCGGACAGTCTCCTCCTACCGGCCGAAGGTGCCGATCCTGGCGCTCACCCCCGAGCCGGAGACGTTCCGGCAGCTGGGACTCGCGTGGGGAGTCGTCCCGGTCCTGATGCCCCACCTCAAGCACTACGACCCGATGTGGGCGATCGCCCGCACCGAGATCCTCACCCGCGGGCTCGCCCGCGAAGGTTCGCGGATCGTGGTGACCTGTGGCGTTCCATTCGACATTCCCGGCACGACCAACCTGCTCAAGGTCGAGACGCTCTAG
- a CDS encoding MBL fold metallo-hydrolase, producing MRLTLLGTGTSMGVPQIGCGCAVCRSDDPRDRRTRTSALVEVDDVRLLIDTPPELRLQLLQADVPRIDAVLYTHEHADHVHGIDDLRSFSQLQGGALPLYGPASTMAHLDRSFRYIFDDGVVPQRGTSKPRLTLNVLQAGVEVTIAGVPVLPIALEHGRLTVFGYRIGNLGYVTDAKRIEGDAIEKLRGVRVLVLNALWWRPHPTHLSVEEAIETAREIGAERTFLTHLTHETAHHELLARLPAGIEPGYDGLTLEIGDRC from the coding sequence ATGCGCCTCACCCTGCTCGGAACGGGGACCTCGATGGGAGTTCCCCAGATCGGGTGCGGGTGTGCGGTGTGCCGGTCCGACGATCCCCGCGATCGCCGCACGAGGACGAGCGCACTGGTGGAAGTCGATGACGTCCGTCTGCTGATCGACACCCCGCCGGAGCTGCGGCTGCAGTTGCTGCAGGCCGATGTGCCGCGGATCGATGCCGTCCTGTATACCCATGAACACGCCGACCATGTGCACGGGATCGACGATCTTCGATCGTTCTCGCAGTTGCAGGGGGGCGCGCTGCCGCTGTACGGTCCGGCGTCGACGATGGCGCATCTTGATCGCTCCTTCCGCTACATCTTTGACGACGGCGTCGTCCCGCAACGCGGAACGTCCAAGCCGAGGCTGACGCTCAACGTCCTGCAAGCCGGTGTCGAAGTAACGATCGCCGGCGTCCCCGTCCTGCCGATTGCGCTGGAACACGGCAGGCTCACCGTGTTCGGCTACCGGATCGGGAATCTCGGGTACGTCACGGATGCCAAGCGAATCGAAGGCGACGCGATCGAGAAGCTGCGAGGGGTGCGAGTCCTGGTCCTCAATGCGCTCTGGTGGCGACCGCACCCGACTCATCTGTCGGTCGAGGAGGCGATCGAAACAGCGCGCGAGATTGGAGCGGAGCGGACATTCCTGACGCACTTGACGCACGAAACCGCGCACCACGAGCTGCTGGCACGGCTCCCGGCGGGAATTGAACCCGGCTACGACGGACTGACCCTGGAGATCGGTGATCGATGCTGA
- a CDS encoding glucose-6-phosphate isomerase produces MLTYDDNYMFRDALDDVHGLDPKLRAETASRFADVTAEVERRRKSGDYEFLGLGDQADLLARLDQWKQTIQGKFDHLLVLGIGGSALGAKALVNALKPTAWNERSTAERDGIPTLTVLENVDPVTISETLGRFDPRRTLVNVISKSGGTAETLAQYLIVRKWLEDAVGNDQARRQLVITTDPTKGALRAIARDESIIAFDVPPGVGGRFSVLTAVGLVPAAVLDMDLSALLAGARSAATSAANPEFVANEAARFAAWQWYAQQTRAANVHVVMPYSDRLKEFSEWYRQLWAESLGKRLDREGTEAFRGPTPVGAVGATDQHSQVQLFIEGPFDKTITFIRVADTVGLLPIPARDAMGEELAYLAGKSIGTLLDAELKATREALRSRGRMSGTLQIDTVDPWHVGELMMFFQAATGFAGVWYDVNPFDQPGVELGKVLTFKAMGRSGY; encoded by the coding sequence ATGCTGACCTACGATGACAACTACATGTTCCGCGACGCGCTCGACGACGTCCACGGCCTCGACCCCAAACTTCGGGCCGAGACGGCGTCGCGATTCGCCGACGTGACAGCGGAAGTCGAACGCCGCCGAAAGTCGGGTGACTATGAATTCCTCGGGCTCGGAGATCAGGCCGATCTGCTGGCACGACTCGACCAATGGAAGCAGACGATCCAGGGAAAGTTCGATCACCTCCTTGTCCTCGGCATCGGCGGTTCGGCCCTCGGGGCGAAGGCGCTCGTCAACGCGCTCAAGCCGACGGCGTGGAACGAGCGTTCAACGGCGGAACGTGACGGTATCCCGACGCTGACCGTGCTGGAGAACGTCGATCCCGTCACCATCAGCGAGACGCTGGGTCGCTTCGATCCGCGGCGGACGCTGGTGAACGTGATCTCGAAGTCCGGCGGCACCGCCGAGACGCTGGCGCAATACCTGATCGTCCGGAAGTGGCTCGAGGATGCCGTCGGAAATGATCAGGCGCGGCGGCAGCTCGTCATCACCACCGACCCGACCAAGGGCGCGCTCCGGGCAATTGCGCGCGACGAGTCGATCATTGCCTTCGACGTGCCGCCGGGAGTCGGCGGCCGCTTCTCGGTGCTGACAGCCGTGGGGCTGGTTCCGGCCGCCGTGCTCGACATGGACCTTTCGGCGCTGCTGGCCGGCGCCAGGTCGGCGGCGACTTCCGCAGCCAATCCCGAGTTCGTGGCAAACGAGGCGGCCCGATTTGCTGCATGGCAGTGGTATGCGCAGCAGACCCGCGCCGCCAACGTGCACGTCGTGATGCCCTACTCCGACCGGCTCAAGGAGTTCTCCGAATGGTATCGGCAGCTCTGGGCCGAGAGTCTCGGCAAGCGGCTCGACCGCGAAGGGACGGAGGCATTCCGGGGCCCGACGCCGGTCGGGGCGGTGGGAGCGACCGACCAGCACTCGCAGGTGCAGCTCTTCATCGAAGGGCCGTTCGACAAGACGATCACCTTCATCCGGGTGGCCGACACCGTTGGCCTGCTGCCAATTCCCGCCCGGGACGCGATGGGCGAGGAGCTTGCGTATCTGGCCGGGAAGTCGATCGGCACCCTCCTCGATGCCGAGCTCAAGGCGACGCGGGAAGCACTCCGGTCGCGCGGCCGAATGAGCGGGACTCTTCAGATCGACACGGTCGATCCCTGGCACGTCGGGGAGCTGATGATGTTCTTCCAGGCCGCCACCGGCTTTGCCGGGGTGTGGTACGACGTCAATCCGTTCGATCAACCTGGCGTGGAACTCGGGAAGGTCCTGACCTTCAAGGCGATGGGTCGCTCCGGGTACTGA
- a CDS encoding Ig-like domain-containing protein — MLKVYRNVFVSGVLALGLAACGDKVTVTQPTTPPPGVTSVQVTPQNASVGIGQTIQLAATVVADSGISTGLNWASSTNGIATVDQTGKVTGIAVGTTTVTATSVINPARSAAVQITVTNSSTFNVTPPTLNLAPGQTSNLSVTMTPAVGQVVSTPIATSLSTTIATAGTCSAVTGNASSCPITGVSQGTAVVTVVDSIGGVAFTQTVTINVGAAASISIGQIAAGATAGNGNCTGVVGAPVILTDVNCQIDVTLNLTAGIQPLDSLNVYMQHGTVAAGQPVFQGRATPTCAASAAPCAFFKRAAQQIYGASIPSSGPITLSINTANFTKNVTKGTATVDWFNGAGALITQIFPHGIVGGAVFNCQIGANDPSCAVVNTMVLNNADGWAADITKCGGTINGSTVCPAADPVAGKGGFAIDSAGAGSNVGKTYWGGPGVTGEVTAQLYAVVYNDNPSAAPGSSNNRCNNQLGDGSGCISTVNWTLGSTAVSFGHCDFTTQSATTSPATPVFKQVFGSTGADVTNDCSGHQNVLSRRDNILVQSGALDAQSNNFATNTLIPNIVVPNATPDSLRLDWAGPDDVQRPSGEGWEFQHWVNANWQFNHFGTEVDDGGVGPAPATWTAFVGPNFTTVIHTGADLAETNTNTTDGYTARASAADRLGNSSTSAVTTAFGVDKTAPMLRYSTTTAPSSYASIYVGGGAATVLDSTTYNAFQGLYGANVVTAGQQDLFLAAAAGTNDSVRVESTDNRSGVYRGIEMVNDFAQGGATGATTTPLSVNFTINDFPNTTIGFLPSTIDGWLPLHAEGVTAGLTTPGYYTTTAYVVDKAGNASGCPDTRATDGANGGACTAAAASSTNLFARRTLALDPGQPQVTGVSPNNSYVGNSPAIFTLGSQNDLEVIDAKLRLLYPNLTIGDGAGTIPAAGAGGLVWTYALSGTFMTGTAAGSHISSGPAAGVTGAFGFFDPIAKRFDNSIINPSVTPLTLDLFTTNVQETCTGTTGTATGPTTATDCGGGSAQFVGDPIPTDAGGFALQIPSNVGVQVRDVFGSWIFNTVASPVTGVSNEFVSPILSATVTPPVTTYGVSYTTGGALSSCPAGGAVQPAGSSTCVTGSNSINFRADNNLTSGSTKVFRATEALSRSLPIFGRVDLFGLNAQQQWVFIARIVVPNPVAVSASCPAATPSSTGVVGCDNGLERYWLYTFAGVPAGFTEYRAIGVDSHGSGLASTIHN; from the coding sequence ATGTTGAAGGTCTACCGTAACGTCTTTGTGTCAGGTGTCCTTGCCCTGGGCCTCGCGGCCTGCGGCGACAAGGTCACCGTGACGCAGCCCACCACGCCGCCTCCGGGCGTCACCTCGGTTCAGGTGACTCCGCAGAACGCGTCGGTCGGGATCGGCCAGACGATCCAGCTGGCAGCGACCGTGGTCGCTGACTCCGGGATCTCGACCGGCCTCAACTGGGCCAGCAGCACCAACGGCATTGCCACCGTCGATCAGACCGGTAAGGTGACCGGTATCGCCGTCGGCACCACCACCGTCACGGCGACGTCGGTGATCAACCCGGCCCGCAGCGCTGCGGTCCAGATCACCGTCACCAACTCGTCGACCTTCAACGTCACCCCGCCGACTTTGAACCTCGCGCCGGGCCAGACGTCGAACCTGTCGGTCACGATGACTCCGGCTGTCGGCCAGGTTGTGTCGACTCCGATCGCCACGTCGCTCTCGACGACGATCGCCACCGCCGGCACCTGCTCGGCTGTGACCGGTAACGCTTCGAGCTGCCCGATCACCGGCGTCTCGCAGGGCACCGCGGTCGTCACGGTTGTCGACTCGATCGGCGGCGTGGCCTTCACGCAGACCGTCACGATCAACGTCGGCGCAGCTGCTTCGATCTCGATCGGACAGATCGCCGCTGGCGCCACTGCCGGCAACGGTAACTGCACGGGCGTCGTTGGCGCGCCGGTCATCCTGACCGACGTGAACTGCCAGATCGACGTCACGCTGAATCTCACGGCTGGAATCCAGCCGCTCGATTCGCTCAACGTCTACATGCAGCATGGAACTGTCGCCGCGGGCCAGCCGGTCTTCCAGGGCCGCGCGACTCCGACCTGTGCCGCTTCGGCCGCGCCGTGCGCCTTCTTCAAGCGCGCTGCGCAGCAGATCTACGGTGCCAGCATTCCGTCGTCGGGTCCGATCACGCTGTCGATCAACACGGCGAACTTCACCAAGAACGTGACCAAGGGCACCGCGACCGTTGACTGGTTCAACGGGGCAGGCGCGCTGATCACGCAGATCTTCCCGCACGGCATCGTCGGCGGGGCGGTCTTCAACTGCCAGATCGGTGCGAATGATCCGAGCTGCGCGGTTGTCAACACGATGGTCCTGAACAACGCTGATGGCTGGGCTGCCGACATCACGAAGTGCGGCGGTACCATCAACGGCAGCACCGTCTGCCCCGCGGCAGATCCGGTCGCCGGCAAGGGTGGCTTTGCCATCGACAGCGCCGGTGCCGGTTCGAACGTTGGCAAGACGTACTGGGGTGGCCCGGGCGTGACCGGTGAAGTCACCGCTCAGCTCTACGCCGTTGTCTACAACGACAACCCGAGCGCCGCTCCTGGTTCGTCGAACAACCGTTGCAACAATCAGCTCGGCGATGGCAGCGGCTGCATTTCGACCGTCAACTGGACGCTCGGCAGCACTGCGGTCTCGTTCGGCCACTGCGACTTCACGACGCAGAGCGCCACCACGAGCCCGGCGACGCCGGTGTTCAAGCAGGTCTTCGGTTCGACTGGTGCAGACGTGACCAACGACTGCAGCGGTCACCAGAACGTGCTCAGCCGCCGGGATAACATCCTGGTGCAGTCGGGCGCGCTCGATGCGCAGTCGAACAACTTCGCAACCAACACGCTTATCCCGAACATCGTCGTGCCGAACGCCACGCCTGACTCGCTCCGTCTTGACTGGGCCGGTCCGGATGACGTCCAGCGCCCGTCGGGCGAAGGTTGGGAGTTCCAGCACTGGGTGAACGCCAACTGGCAGTTCAACCACTTCGGTACCGAAGTGGATGACGGCGGCGTCGGCCCGGCTCCTGCGACCTGGACCGCGTTCGTTGGCCCGAACTTCACGACGGTGATCCACACCGGCGCGGACCTGGCCGAAACCAACACCAACACCACTGATGGCTACACTGCGCGCGCCTCGGCAGCTGACCGCCTTGGCAACAGCAGCACGTCGGCGGTGACCACCGCGTTCGGCGTCGACAAGACCGCGCCGATGCTTCGCTACAGCACCACGACCGCTCCGTCGTCGTACGCCTCGATCTACGTTGGTGGCGGCGCGGCGACTGTCCTCGACTCGACGACGTACAACGCCTTCCAGGGCCTGTACGGCGCCAACGTCGTCACCGCCGGCCAGCAGGATCTCTTCCTGGCGGCTGCGGCTGGCACGAACGACTCGGTCCGCGTCGAATCGACCGATAACCGTTCGGGCGTTTACCGTGGCATCGAAATGGTGAATGATTTCGCCCAGGGTGGCGCGACTGGTGCTACGACCACGCCGCTCAGCGTGAACTTCACCATCAACGATTTCCCGAACACCACCATCGGCTTCCTCCCGTCGACGATTGACGGATGGCTGCCGCTGCACGCCGAAGGAGTCACCGCTGGTTTGACGACTCCGGGCTACTACACCACGACCGCATATGTGGTCGACAAGGCCGGTAACGCCTCGGGCTGCCCGGACACCCGTGCAACTGATGGCGCCAACGGTGGAGCATGCACCGCGGCTGCGGCCAGCAGCACCAACCTCTTCGCGCGTCGCACGCTGGCGCTCGATCCGGGTCAGCCGCAGGTCACTGGTGTGAGCCCGAACAACAGCTACGTCGGCAACAGCCCGGCGATCTTCACTCTCGGGTCGCAGAATGACCTCGAAGTGATCGACGCCAAGCTGCGCCTGCTCTACCCGAACCTGACCATCGGTGATGGCGCCGGCACCATTCCGGCCGCTGGCGCTGGCGGTCTCGTCTGGACCTACGCCCTCTCGGGTACGTTCATGACCGGTACGGCAGCTGGATCGCACATCAGCTCGGGTCCGGCGGCTGGCGTCACTGGCGCCTTCGGGTTCTTCGACCCGATCGCCAAGCGGTTCGACAACAGCATCATCAATCCGTCGGTCACGCCGCTGACGCTCGACCTGTTCACCACCAACGTGCAGGAGACCTGCACTGGTACCACCGGCACGGCGACCGGCCCGACCACCGCGACTGATTGCGGCGGCGGCTCGGCTCAGTTCGTCGGCGACCCGATTCCGACCGACGCCGGTGGTTTCGCACTCCAGATTCCGAGCAATGTCGGGGTCCAGGTGCGCGACGTCTTCGGTTCGTGGATCTTCAACACCGTTGCCAGCCCCGTGACTGGTGTCTCGAACGAGTTCGTCTCGCCGATCCTCTCGGCGACCGTGACTCCGCCGGTCACCACCTACGGCGTCTCATACACCACCGGTGGCGCGCTCTCGAGCTGCCCCGCAGGTGGTGCGGTCCAGCCGGCCGGGTCGTCGACCTGCGTCACTGGCTCGAACAGCATCAACTTCCGTGCGGACAACAACCTGACCTCCGGCAGCACGAAGGTATTCCGTGCGACCGAAGCACTCAGCCGCTCGCTGCCGATTTTCGGACGCGTCGACCTCTTCGGGTTGAACGCGCAGCAGCAGTGGGTCTTCATCGCACGGATCGTCGTGCCGAACCCGGTCGCGGTGAGTGCATCGTGCCCGGCAGCAACCCCGTCGTCGACTGGCGTCGTGGGCTGCGACAACGGCCTCGAGCGGTACTGGCTGTACACCTTCGCGGGTGTGCCGGCAGGCTTCACCGAATACCGCGCCATCGGCGTCGACAGCCATGGTTCGGGCCTCGCTTCGACGATTCATAACTGA
- a CDS encoding redoxin domain-containing protein codes for MSWRAVALAMLCSAAPLAAQDSGAVHLRLSVEQGVHAGRQAPPIVIPYATRDSAGPASQPFDLSKELGHVVVVVFYPGDAAPGAADDWRAILSHEGALAVTPDMVLVGISADPLPVQVRFAADLALPFKLLSDKNWSVTRRYGALRGKAARPMLIVVGRDGQVRYVDDQFAPRDAATWTRVDAAIRAARGAQ; via the coding sequence GTGAGCTGGCGAGCCGTTGCGCTCGCGATGCTCTGTAGCGCGGCACCGCTTGCGGCACAGGATTCCGGCGCGGTCCACCTGCGGCTCAGCGTCGAGCAGGGAGTGCACGCCGGCCGCCAGGCGCCGCCGATCGTCATTCCGTACGCCACGCGGGACAGCGCGGGACCGGCGAGCCAGCCATTCGATCTGTCCAAGGAACTTGGTCACGTTGTTGTCGTCGTGTTCTATCCGGGTGACGCGGCCCCTGGCGCGGCCGACGATTGGCGCGCGATTCTGTCGCACGAAGGGGCGCTTGCCGTCACGCCGGACATGGTCCTGGTCGGGATTTCCGCCGACCCATTGCCGGTTCAGGTTCGATTTGCGGCGGACTTGGCGTTACCGTTCAAGCTTCTCAGTGACAAGAACTGGTCGGTCACCCGGCGCTACGGCGCCCTGCGTGGAAAGGCGGCGCGACCGATGCTGATCGTCGTGGGCCGGGACGGACAGGTCCGGTATGTCGATGACCAATTTGCGCCGCGTGACGCCGCGACGTGGACCCGTGTCGATGCCGCGATCCGCGCGGCGCGCGGCGCGCAATGA
- a CDS encoding TlpA disulfide reductase family protein, translated as MITNTMRRSIGATMVFAAAMLIPGATLAAQGPDVGQPAPVVSVADLNGKPVRIALTSGKQAAVVEFWATWCELCKALLPSMKAAAQKYGDRVDFYGVNVTVNDPKAHVVRYVAQNHPPFVPLYDDHGTAVRAFGALATSYVVIIDRHGKVAYTGDGADQDIPALLGKVLAK; from the coding sequence ATGATCACGAACACAATGCGCCGATCGATCGGCGCCACGATGGTATTCGCGGCCGCGATGCTGATTCCCGGCGCGACGCTCGCGGCCCAGGGGCCGGACGTCGGACAACCGGCACCGGTCGTCTCGGTCGCCGACCTGAACGGCAAGCCGGTCCGCATCGCGCTCACCAGCGGCAAGCAGGCGGCGGTCGTGGAGTTCTGGGCGACGTGGTGCGAGCTCTGCAAGGCGCTGTTGCCGAGCATGAAGGCGGCGGCGCAGAAGTACGGCGACCGCGTCGATTTCTATGGCGTCAACGTCACCGTCAACGATCCGAAGGCGCACGTCGTGCGGTACGTCGCACAGAATCATCCGCCGTTCGTGCCGCTCTACGACGATCACGGCACGGCGGTCCGGGCGTTCGGCGCACTGGCGACATCGTACGTCGTCATCATCGACAGGCACGGCAAGGTTGCGTACACCGGCGACGGCGCTGATCAGGATATCCCGGCACTCCTCGGAAAGGTGCTGGCGAAGTGA
- a CDS encoding cytochrome c biogenesis protein CcdA, with translation MIGSSLDATLRHAPFAALPILFVAGLATSLTPCIYPMIPITAGVLGGAGAAGRSRRRTWAITIVYVLGLALVYASLGLVAGLSGSLFGTISANRWANLVFANLLLLAALAMFDVIPIQAPARVLGWASRLGADSLGGAFLMGATSGLVAAPCGAPAFAAVLGWVAQTQSAIWGFICLFVFSLGLTAVLVVVGLVSGTVATLPRSGRWMLWIKRGAAVVMVIMAEYYFIKAGQAW, from the coding sequence ATGATCGGGTCGTCGCTCGACGCGACGCTGCGCCACGCGCCGTTCGCCGCGCTGCCGATCCTGTTCGTGGCCGGCCTTGCCACCTCGCTGACGCCGTGCATCTATCCGATGATCCCGATCACCGCCGGTGTGCTCGGAGGGGCCGGCGCCGCCGGGCGCTCGCGGCGGCGCACCTGGGCGATCACGATCGTCTATGTGCTCGGCCTCGCACTGGTGTACGCGTCCCTCGGCCTCGTCGCGGGACTGAGCGGCTCGCTCTTCGGCACGATCTCGGCCAATCGCTGGGCGAATCTCGTCTTCGCCAACCTGCTGTTGCTTGCCGCGCTTGCGATGTTCGACGTCATTCCGATCCAGGCTCCCGCCCGAGTGCTCGGCTGGGCGTCGCGTCTCGGCGCCGACTCGCTCGGCGGCGCGTTCCTGATGGGCGCCACCTCCGGGCTGGTCGCGGCGCCGTGCGGAGCCCCCGCATTTGCCGCCGTCCTCGGCTGGGTCGCGCAGACGCAGAGCGCGATCTGGGGATTCATCTGCCTCTTCGTCTTCTCGCTCGGGCTCACTGCGGTGCTGGTCGTCGTCGGGTTGGTGTCGGGCACCGTGGCGACGCTGCCGAGAAGCGGTCGGTGGATGCTCTGGATCAAGCGAGGGGCCGCAGTCGTTATGGTGATCATGGCTGAGTACTATTTCATCAAGGCGGGACAGGCGTGGTAG
- the ispG gene encoding flavodoxin-dependent (E)-4-hydroxy-3-methylbut-2-enyl-diphosphate synthase, whose product MTVAVRRSTPTVMVGGVAVGSSHPVVVQSMTNTDTADVDATIAQVALLARAGSELVRVTVNNDAAAAAVPAIVDGVRALDITVPIVGDFHYNGHLLLTRYPACAAALAKYRINPGNVGGKRHDEHFRTIIGVAVEYGKPVRIGVNWGSLDQALLTSMMDANANAAAPRAARDVMIDAMLESALQSAELAENAGMPHDRIVISAKVSKVQDLVDVYRLLAARCDYPLHLGLTEAGMGAKGIVASTAGLAILLQEGIGDTIRVSLTPEPGGDRSEEVRVAQQVLQSLGLRHFAPEVTSCPGCGRTTSTFFQSMAQEIQQHLRQRMPEWRVDRPGVETLQVAVMGCVVNGPGESKHANIGISLPGTFEDPVAPVFVDGKLATTLRGDRIVAEFLAILEEYVQRRYVPAHHG is encoded by the coding sequence GATGACCAACACCGATACCGCGGACGTCGACGCGACGATTGCGCAGGTCGCACTCCTCGCCCGTGCCGGGAGCGAACTGGTTCGCGTCACCGTCAACAATGACGCGGCCGCGGCCGCCGTCCCCGCGATTGTCGATGGTGTCCGCGCGCTCGATATCACCGTTCCGATCGTCGGCGACTTCCACTACAACGGTCATCTCCTCCTCACCCGCTACCCGGCGTGCGCCGCGGCATTGGCGAAGTACCGCATCAATCCGGGAAACGTCGGCGGCAAGCGCCACGATGAGCATTTCCGCACCATCATCGGCGTCGCGGTCGAGTACGGCAAGCCGGTGCGGATTGGCGTCAACTGGGGCTCACTCGATCAGGCGCTGCTCACGTCGATGATGGATGCCAACGCCAACGCTGCCGCTCCGCGTGCCGCGCGCGACGTGATGATCGATGCGATGCTCGAATCCGCGCTGCAATCCGCCGAGCTGGCGGAGAATGCCGGGATGCCCCACGACCGGATCGTGATCAGCGCCAAGGTGTCGAAGGTGCAGGATCTGGTCGATGTGTACCGTCTCCTCGCCGCGCGGTGCGACTATCCGCTGCATCTCGGTCTCACCGAAGCCGGAATGGGCGCCAAGGGAATCGTCGCCAGCACCGCCGGTCTCGCGATCCTGCTTCAGGAAGGGATCGGCGACACGATCCGCGTCTCGCTGACGCCCGAACCGGGCGGCGATCGCAGCGAGGAAGTCCGCGTCGCGCAGCAGGTGCTCCAGTCACTTGGTCTGCGCCACTTCGCCCCCGAAGTCACATCCTGTCCCGGCTGCGGACGGACCACGAGCACCTTCTTCCAGAGCATGGCGCAGGAAATCCAGCAGCACCTGCGGCAGCGGATGCCGGAGTGGCGCGTCGATCGCCCCGGCGTCGAAACGCTGCAGGTCGCCGTCATGGGGTGCGTCGTGAACGGTCCGGGCGAATCGAAGCACGCCAACATCGGGATCTCGCTGCCAGGGACGTTCGAGGATCCGGTTGCACCGGTCTTCGTCGACGGCAAGCTCGCCACGACGTTGCGCGGCGACCGGATCGTCGCGGAATTCCTCGCGATCCTCGAGGAGTACGTGCAGCGGCGCTACGTACCGGCACACCACGGATGA